The proteins below are encoded in one region of Vanessa tameamea isolate UH-Manoa-2023 chromosome Z, ilVanTame1 primary haplotype, whole genome shotgun sequence:
- the LOC113395929 gene encoding tetratricopeptide repeat protein 39B-like gives MALHETPITMQAVLREPAGPGLAPRAEPEEDDFEELEDFEDASDEQSVPPTVDLHTALEDCERAMTLFFNNQIDEAIAIMTPWKDTSLYHAHGAAIFEFIPAVLTLEPAQIQSAHAALRHTFTLCARMRRNYTFVQSIGAIIKKPNYGGYSEEEAHAELVHAEALLLLACLGSLEGEEMTGFVRASLRIKTSFNAYRNCAKILEKKTWESEESHTHFESGVRLGLATFNVMIALLPPKVITLLEFVGFTADKEKGKSELITGARSPGLRSVLCELTLLVYFLIIGHFAAIPPDFIMAEQLISNGLRRYPNSLWFIMFKARMQMLSGMIEEAVDTYETASHTTDMWPQLKHLTYWEMIWAFAMMMKWSQAAFYASKLARDSKWSKTIYMYTQAAMNLERGHLVSIEERKHNADLLLNASCYRQRLLGRSLPMEKFVIRRCERWARRGYLVLPGVEMVCLWNMFPSLAAEPHFADRMLKLIEQTSDEVHNVMNSEFGIDSERRYIPVYDFDDVALIRFLQGSLLGAMSLPRLAIRHLEAVLSMKDKIKENTFLLPYATVEIAMSYYALGDPDRAQELLYDARKKYSGYLLESRLHFRIHSKLELIHAGEANTVVTGTTASAVALASVNAIATASTSAVASSSAISTATTSRDRGRRDT, from the exons ATGGCGCTGCACGAGACGCCGATCACTATGCAGGCCGTCTTGCGCGAGCCTGCTGGGCCGGGATTAGCGCCACGAGCTGAACCAGAGGAAGATGATTTCGAGGAATTG GAGGACTTCGAAGATGCCAGTGACGAACAATC tgTCCCACCCACTGTGGACCTGCATACTGCCTTGGAAGACTGCGAGAGAGCCATGACGTTATTCTTCAACAATCAAATTGATGAAGCCATCGCTATTATGACTCCATG GAAAGATACTTCTCTTTACCACGCACACGGTGCAGCTATATTCGAGTTCATCCCAGCCGTGTTGACTCTAGAGCCGGCACAGATTCAAAGCGCGCACGCGGCTCTGCGCCATACGTTCACCCTGTGCGCTCGTATGCGCAGAAACTATACCTTCGTACAATCTATCGGCGCCATTATCAAAAag cCCAACTATGGTGGTTACTCCGAGGAAGAGGCACACGCGGAACTCGTTCACGCAGAAGCTCTGCTGCTGCTGGCGTGTCTTGGCAGTCTCGAGGGAGAAGAGATGACAGGCTTCGTTCGCGCTTCACTGCGGATTAAAACGTCTTTTAATGCCTATag AAACTGCGCCAAGATTTTGGAAAAGAAGACTTGGGAGAGCGAAGAGTCCCATACTCACTTCGAAAGCGGAGTGCGTCTTGGACTCGCCACTTTTAATGTTATGATTGCACTACTACCACCGAAGGTGATAACCCTGCTCGAGTTCGTTGGATTCACTGCTGATAAG gAGAAAGGCAAATCCGAATTAATTACTGGTGCGCGATCTCCTGGCCTTCGATCCGTACTCTGTGAACTAACGCTGCTAGTGTACTTCCTCATTATTGGCCACTTCGCTGCTATACCTCCTGACTTCATTATGGCCGAACAGTTGATAAGCAATGGCCTTAGA CGATACCCGAATAGTTTGTGGTTCATAATGTTCAAAGCTCGAATGCAAATGTTAAGCGGAATGATCGAAGAAGCCGTCGATACATATGAAACGGCGtcccatacaacagacatgtGGCCGCAACTGAAACATCTCACGTACTGGGAAATGATATGGGCGTTCGC AATGATGATGAAATGGTCACAAGCAGCATTTTACGCTTCCAAACTAGCTCGTGATAGCAAATGGTCGAAAACTATATACATGTACACTCAGGCCGCAATGAATCTTGAACGAGGACACCTGGTCAGCATCGAGGAACGCAAGCACAATGCCGATCTTCTTCT GAATGCATCATGTTATAGACAGCGGTTGTTGGGACGTTCTCTGCCAATGGAAAAATTCGTGATTCGGCGTTGCGAACGATGGGCTCGACGAGGATACCTGGTGCTTCCCGGCGTAGAGATGGTATGTTTGTGGAATATGTTTCCATCTCTCGCCGCCGAGCCCCACTTCGCCGACCGCATGTTAAAG CTCATCGAACAAACAAGTGACGAAGTCCACAACGTCATGAATTCAGAATTCGGTATAGATTCAGAGCGCCGGTACATTCCGGTGTATGACTTCGACGACGTAGCGCTGATTCGTTTCCTACAGGGTAGCCTACTGGGCGCTATGTCGTTACCGCGTCTTGCAATCCGACACCTGGAAGCTGTGCTCTC AATGAAGGACAAAATAAAGGAGAATACATTTTTGCTTCCGTACGCCACGGTAGAAATCGCCATGTCATACTACGCTTTAGGAGATCCAGATCGAGCTCAAGAGTTATTATATGACGCGAG AAAAAAATACTCTGGATACTTACTGGAATCGCGTCTTCATTTCCGGATCCATTCGAAATTAGAATTAATACACGCGGGTGAAGCGAACACTGTGGTCACGGGCACGACAGCAAGTGCGGTAGCCCTAGCCAGTGTGAATGCGATCGCAACCGCAAGCACCAGTGCGGTTGCGAGCTCTAGCGCGATATCTACTGCGACCACGAGTCGTGATCGGGGCAGGCGGGATACGTGA